A stretch of the Sphingomonas sp. CL5.1 genome encodes the following:
- a CDS encoding acetoacetate--CoA ligase: MIQAASDGGADHGGPFPVIAQFRAWLGEELGLAFTDYEAMHRWSVANQDAFWGALWRFEGIVTPTPFSAVLSDARMPGATWFAGAQLNYARHVFSHVEPADAAGQPAIIAEDERGEVIETDWPTLRRRTASLALALRARGVGRGDRVAAYLPNRTEAVIAFLACASIGAIWSVCAPDMGARAVLARFQQIEPCVLIACEATYYTGRLVDRRALIEELLQQLPSVKTCIVVGSGEMPATEPNRGHVSFAELASRDDADTRVFQPDWVRFDQPLWIVYSSGTTGKPKALVHSHGGVLLGALATRLHMDLQPSYVPAALGERFHWYSSTGWIMWNSQVAGLLSGTTICLFDGSAAGTKEQPDWSRLWRFAARHRITFFGAGAAYYTQCVKMRVDVAAVGDLGRLRALGSTGSPLPAEVQQHLSRALVGSGYADPWWLNISGGTDICGAFCTGNRELPATPGKLQCRQLGAAVEAWDANGRPLVGEIGELVCVKPLPSMPLFLWGDDNGERYRETYFGVYDGVWRHGDWLLIDERGTCEIFGRSDATINRGGHRLGTSEIYDVVESHPGVLDSMMIDVRIESGRSALLLFLVTSDPLSQTVVNEVNQAIRTELSPRFVPDDIIAATGIPRTLSMKKQEIPVKKIFEGSEPSSELDPATMYNPELIQEFADLRQMYLMRMGRA, from the coding sequence ATGATCCAAGCCGCGTCGGACGGAGGTGCGGATCATGGCGGACCGTTTCCTGTGATCGCGCAGTTCCGCGCCTGGCTCGGCGAGGAACTGGGGTTGGCGTTCACGGACTATGAAGCGATGCACCGATGGTCGGTGGCCAATCAGGACGCCTTCTGGGGCGCGCTATGGCGTTTCGAGGGCATCGTCACGCCTACGCCCTTTTCTGCGGTCTTGTCCGACGCGCGCATGCCCGGCGCGACGTGGTTTGCCGGCGCGCAACTCAATTATGCGCGGCATGTCTTCTCGCACGTCGAGCCAGCCGATGCGGCAGGCCAGCCAGCGATCATCGCCGAAGACGAACGGGGCGAGGTGATCGAAACGGATTGGCCGACACTGCGTCGGCGGACCGCATCGCTGGCTCTAGCGCTGCGCGCGCGCGGCGTCGGTCGTGGCGATCGCGTCGCGGCCTACCTGCCAAACCGCACCGAAGCCGTCATTGCCTTTCTCGCTTGCGCGTCAATCGGCGCGATCTGGAGCGTGTGCGCGCCAGACATGGGCGCGCGTGCCGTGCTTGCCCGCTTCCAGCAGATCGAGCCCTGCGTTCTCATCGCGTGCGAAGCGACCTATTACACCGGGAGGCTGGTAGATCGACGGGCGTTGATCGAAGAGCTGTTGCAACAACTGCCGAGCGTGAAGACCTGCATCGTCGTGGGTTCAGGCGAGATGCCTGCGACGGAACCGAATCGCGGCCATGTATCGTTCGCTGAGCTCGCGTCGCGCGACGACGCGGATACGCGTGTGTTCCAGCCCGATTGGGTACGGTTCGACCAGCCGTTGTGGATCGTCTATTCGAGCGGGACGACGGGAAAGCCGAAGGCGCTCGTCCACAGCCATGGGGGTGTACTGCTTGGTGCGCTGGCGACGCGCCTACATATGGACCTCCAGCCGAGCTATGTGCCGGCCGCACTCGGCGAACGATTCCACTGGTACAGCTCGACTGGTTGGATCATGTGGAACAGCCAGGTGGCCGGGCTATTGAGCGGAACGACGATCTGTCTCTTCGACGGCAGCGCCGCGGGTACGAAAGAGCAACCCGATTGGAGCCGGCTGTGGCGCTTCGCGGCACGCCATCGGATCACGTTCTTCGGCGCCGGGGCTGCCTATTACACCCAATGTGTAAAGATGCGCGTTGATGTCGCAGCAGTCGGCGATCTCGGCAGGCTGCGCGCCCTCGGTAGTACCGGGTCGCCACTGCCCGCCGAGGTACAGCAACACCTATCGCGAGCGCTCGTCGGGTCAGGTTATGCGGATCCATGGTGGCTTAACATTTCGGGCGGAACCGACATTTGCGGCGCGTTCTGCACCGGCAATCGGGAACTGCCCGCGACACCGGGCAAGCTGCAATGCCGGCAACTGGGGGCCGCCGTCGAAGCGTGGGACGCCAACGGGCGCCCATTGGTTGGCGAGATCGGCGAGCTTGTCTGCGTCAAACCGTTGCCGTCGATGCCGCTGTTTCTTTGGGGTGACGACAACGGCGAGCGATATCGCGAGACCTATTTCGGCGTCTACGACGGTGTCTGGCGGCACGGCGACTGGCTGCTGATTGACGAGCGCGGCACATGCGAGATCTTCGGAAGAAGCGACGCCACGATCAATCGCGGCGGGCATCGTCTGGGAACCAGCGAGATCTACGATGTCGTGGAATCGCATCCCGGCGTGCTGGATTCGATGATGATCGATGTCCGAATCGAAAGCGGGCGTTCAGCTTTGTTGCTGTTTCTGGTCACGTCCGACCCGCTGAGCCAGACTGTCGTGAACGAAGTCAATCAGGCCATACGCACCGAATTATCACCACGCTTTGTACCGGACGACATCATCGCGGCAACGGGTATCCCACGCACTCTTTCCATGAAAAAGCAGGAAATACCCGTGAAAAAAATATTCGAGGGGTCCGAGCCATCATCCGAATTAGATCCAGCTACCATGTATAATCCAGAACTGATCCAAGAATTTGCCGACCTACGGCAAATGTATTTAATGCGGATGGGTCGCGCCTAG
- a CDS encoding enoyl-CoA hydratase-related protein, with protein MTDEPAVQYKWSERVIHLVINRPDRRNALNDAVVAGLSAGIDEATRGDALAIVVTGAGERAFCAGGDLKRGSGMFDHDYSQPTTGYAQMLRKVMQCDIPIVARVNGACMAGGMGVLSMCDMAVAADDVIFGLPEVKIGMFPMQVASLMQHLIPQRRFREMCLTGEPISAQDAADFGLINYVVPRAQLDERLQWLVGRIIDKSPTAVRIGKHALLAITDMTFAQSIAYTEGQIQMMRLTKDAEEGLASFNDKRPPQWTGR; from the coding sequence ATGACTGACGAACCAGCCGTACAATACAAATGGTCCGAACGGGTCATCCACCTGGTCATCAACCGCCCGGATCGCCGAAATGCGCTGAACGATGCGGTCGTTGCGGGCTTGTCCGCAGGCATCGACGAGGCGACGCGCGGCGACGCGCTGGCGATCGTCGTGACCGGCGCGGGCGAACGCGCATTCTGCGCGGGCGGCGACCTGAAACGTGGCTCGGGAATGTTCGATCACGATTATTCGCAACCGACTACTGGTTATGCGCAGATGCTGCGCAAGGTGATGCAGTGCGACATTCCGATCGTGGCGCGGGTTAACGGCGCCTGCATGGCCGGCGGAATGGGCGTGCTTTCGATGTGCGACATGGCGGTGGCAGCCGACGACGTCATTTTCGGGCTGCCAGAGGTCAAAATCGGCATGTTTCCGATGCAGGTCGCAAGTCTGATGCAGCATCTCATCCCGCAGCGCCGCTTCCGCGAGATGTGCCTGACGGGCGAGCCGATCAGCGCGCAAGACGCGGCCGATTTCGGGCTCATCAATTACGTCGTGCCGCGCGCGCAGCTGGATGAGCGACTGCAGTGGCTCGTCGGCCGGATTATCGACAAGTCGCCGACCGCAGTCAGGATCGGGAAGCATGCGTTGCTCGCAATCACCGACATGACCTTCGCCCAATCAATCGCGTACACGGAAGGACAGATCCAGATGATGCGCCTCACCAAGGATGCGGAGGAAGGGCTGGCCTCCTTCAACGACAAGCGGCCCCCACAATGGACTGGCCGCTGA
- a CDS encoding TonB-dependent receptor, producing MIEFEVAARRNRSLEASLLALAIGFPHAATAQSSSPVSAPVQALQPQAATDQNNGIGDIVVTAQRRNERLQDVPIAITALSERQLAQAGVQDTRDIQLVTPSLNFVQSTFTPQPTIRGIGTRGANPGDEEVVPTYVDGVYQPFITGGLFELANIERVEVLKGPQGTLLGRNATAGAINIITKAPSFEPGGKVVASYGRFNELQGSLYLTGGTGHLAGSIVAQYLDDDGYVTELTTNTRTASQHNYLVRGKLLFQPDGDTDITLAAGYFKRKDTTIANFPLNGNTVARQIDPNVPLAYTNRQVRLTEPPQVAMSQTSFSGTLVHRFSGATLTSITGYSENMNNYRLDLDMSPLAIQTQSAHQYDNGLTEDLYLASSDKQRFSWVIGGFYIHDDSGFKPRTVNTSSLKAALTLRAFALYAQGSYKLTDALTVTAGARYSNDRKCGAADNYVGTQTLPRTCKTWTSVDPSFTLDWRASEKLKLYARYAQAYKAGVFNAPGFSPVPADPEHVKSYELGLKSDPAPWLRINVAGYYTDYRDIQVNSRDPVSNAVILQNAAKAEIYGGEAEIVVQPTSGLNLRVGVSALSATYKQFPNAQVFVPRPGGGNVAAFVDAANKPLLRTPQRSGNAGIDYTFAALSGQVTIGANAYYQGPMNFTVDGRLRQPEYAIVNAQLTWRSSADRFEIALWGRNITDVRYPLQVVGFSTGDLASYMRPATYGIRGTINF from the coding sequence ATGATTGAGTTCGAGGTCGCGGCAAGGCGCAACAGATCCTTGGAGGCATCGCTTTTGGCGCTTGCGATCGGCTTTCCGCACGCAGCCACCGCGCAAAGCTCGTCGCCGGTATCGGCCCCTGTCCAGGCGCTGCAACCGCAGGCAGCCACCGATCAGAACAATGGGATCGGCGATATCGTGGTCACGGCGCAGCGTCGCAACGAGCGTCTCCAGGATGTGCCGATCGCGATTACCGCGCTGAGCGAGCGGCAGCTCGCGCAGGCAGGCGTCCAGGATACGCGCGACATCCAACTGGTCACGCCCAGCCTGAATTTCGTGCAGTCGACCTTCACGCCGCAACCGACGATCCGCGGGATCGGCACCCGGGGCGCGAACCCAGGCGACGAGGAGGTCGTGCCGACGTACGTCGACGGCGTCTACCAGCCATTCATCACCGGAGGACTTTTCGAACTCGCGAACATCGAGCGGGTCGAGGTGCTTAAAGGCCCGCAGGGGACGCTGCTCGGCCGCAATGCCACGGCGGGCGCGATCAACATCATCACCAAGGCGCCGAGTTTTGAGCCCGGCGGGAAGGTCGTGGCGAGCTATGGCCGCTTCAACGAGCTTCAGGGCTCGCTTTACCTTACCGGCGGAACCGGCCACCTGGCGGGAAGCATCGTAGCCCAGTATCTCGACGACGACGGCTATGTGACCGAACTGACCACCAATACCCGCACGGCGTCGCAACACAATTATCTGGTGCGCGGCAAATTGCTGTTTCAACCGGACGGCGACACCGACATCACCCTGGCCGCTGGGTATTTCAAGCGGAAAGACACCACGATCGCCAACTTCCCGTTGAACGGCAATACGGTCGCGAGACAGATCGATCCCAACGTGCCACTCGCCTATACAAACCGTCAAGTTCGCCTGACCGAACCGCCTCAGGTGGCAATGAGCCAAACGTCCTTCAGCGGTACGCTCGTCCACCGTTTTTCCGGTGCCACGCTAACGTCGATCACCGGCTATTCCGAAAACATGAACAACTACCGGCTAGATCTCGATATGTCGCCGCTCGCGATTCAAACTCAGAGCGCGCATCAATATGACAACGGGCTGACTGAAGACTTGTATCTCGCGTCGTCCGACAAACAGCGTTTCTCGTGGGTTATCGGTGGTTTCTACATCCACGACGATTCCGGTTTCAAGCCCCGGACCGTCAACACGTCGTCGCTCAAGGCGGCGCTGACGTTGCGCGCGTTCGCCCTTTATGCGCAAGGCTCGTACAAGCTGACGGACGCCCTGACCGTTACTGCCGGCGCACGCTATAGCAACGACCGCAAATGCGGCGCCGCTGACAATTACGTCGGCACCCAGACGCTCCCCAGGACGTGTAAAACCTGGACCAGCGTCGATCCCAGCTTCACGCTCGACTGGCGCGCGAGCGAAAAGCTGAAGCTGTATGCACGCTATGCGCAGGCCTACAAAGCGGGTGTCTTCAACGCGCCGGGTTTCTCTCCCGTCCCGGCTGACCCTGAACACGTGAAGAGCTATGAACTCGGGCTCAAGTCCGATCCGGCGCCTTGGCTGCGCATCAACGTTGCCGGATATTATACGGATTACCGCGATATCCAGGTCAACAGCAGGGACCCGGTCAGCAACGCCGTCATCTTGCAAAATGCCGCCAAGGCCGAAATCTACGGCGGCGAGGCGGAAATCGTCGTCCAGCCGACCAGCGGCCTGAACCTGCGCGTCGGTGTTTCTGCGTTGAGCGCCACGTACAAGCAGTTTCCCAATGCCCAGGTCTTCGTTCCGCGTCCCGGCGGCGGCAACGTCGCCGCGTTCGTAGATGCCGCCAACAAACCGCTGCTGCGAACGCCTCAGCGCAGTGGCAACGCTGGTATCGATTACACGTTCGCAGCGCTGAGCGGTCAGGTCACCATCGGAGCCAATGCCTATTATCAGGGGCCGATGAACTTCACCGTGGATGGCCGGCTTCGTCAGCCGGAATATGCGATCGTCAACGCGCAGCTGACGTGGCGGTCTTCGGCGGACAGGTTCGAAATCGCCTTGTGGGGCCGCAACATCACCGACGTCCGATATCCGCTTCAGGTCGTCGGTTTCTCAACGGGCGATCTCGCCAGCTACATGCGTCCGGCTACGTACGGTATCCGCGGCACGATCAATTTTTGA
- a CDS encoding MFS transporter → MSAWYMVAVLILFYFLNSFDRTVLSLMVPHVKEDMGASDTQVGLLLGMAFAVFYGFFGWPIGALIDRFSRRAVLFTGVLVWSAATIACGIAATYGELLLARMVLGIGEASLMPAAHALMADRFPRERLSMAMSIFYFGGIFGSSASTALGGIAVSHFAHWPGIALVGGLVVRGWQMPFIVLGTCGVLSAALAFTFRAGGNEPVSRGTTTTSFGSALKDNKGALAAIFGSFVTTALLLFAIVLWTPTFMARAYGWQPDQIGISYGAVHLVGSGLGTLVFGALVDRLFSGGMIDAHLRVFGWCTVVGAPCALAAFLCRTPYLFLALIFVAHFFAFSFTGYASALVQLVSPVAARARMAGLYVMMLILFGNGLGPLLIGVLSDRLFGTAGIGHSAVLLIGILGPIATLSAFVGLEPVRRAIERTHGTTPIASADEALI, encoded by the coding sequence ATGTCGGCCTGGTACATGGTGGCGGTGCTTATCCTGTTTTATTTTCTCAATTCGTTCGACCGCACCGTCCTTTCGCTGATGGTCCCGCACGTGAAAGAGGACATGGGCGCCTCAGATACGCAGGTCGGCCTGCTCCTGGGTATGGCGTTCGCCGTGTTCTACGGCTTCTTCGGTTGGCCGATCGGAGCGTTGATCGATCGGTTCTCACGACGCGCCGTCCTATTTACTGGCGTTCTGGTCTGGTCTGCGGCCACGATTGCTTGTGGTATCGCGGCAACCTACGGGGAACTCCTGCTCGCTCGGATGGTCCTCGGGATCGGCGAAGCTTCGCTCATGCCGGCCGCGCATGCGCTGATGGCCGACCGTTTCCCACGCGAGCGGCTGAGCATGGCGATGTCGATTTTCTATTTCGGCGGCATCTTCGGCAGCAGCGCGTCGACGGCACTGGGCGGAATTGCCGTTAGCCATTTTGCGCATTGGCCGGGAATCGCGCTCGTCGGCGGGCTCGTGGTGCGCGGCTGGCAGATGCCGTTCATCGTGCTCGGCACTTGCGGCGTGCTGAGCGCAGCGCTGGCGTTCACCTTCCGCGCCGGTGGGAATGAACCGGTTTCACGCGGCACGACGACGACGTCGTTCGGCTCGGCGCTGAAAGACAATAAGGGCGCTCTGGCCGCAATCTTCGGCAGCTTTGTGACCACGGCGCTCCTGCTGTTTGCGATCGTATTATGGACGCCGACCTTCATGGCGCGCGCCTATGGCTGGCAGCCGGACCAGATCGGGATCAGTTACGGTGCGGTGCATCTCGTCGGATCCGGCTTAGGCACGCTCGTGTTCGGCGCACTGGTGGATCGGCTGTTCAGTGGCGGGATGATCGACGCCCATCTTCGGGTGTTCGGTTGGTGTACGGTCGTCGGCGCCCCGTGCGCGCTGGCGGCCTTCCTCTGCCGCACCCCCTATCTGTTCCTGGCCTTGATTTTCGTGGCGCATTTCTTCGCCTTTTCTTTTACCGGCTATGCCTCGGCTCTGGTGCAGCTTGTCTCTCCTGTAGCGGCGCGGGCGAGAATGGCCGGTCTATACGTCATGATGCTCATCCTGTTCGGCAACGGTCTCGGTCCACTTCTCATTGGCGTGCTTAGCGACCGTTTGTTCGGTACGGCGGGAATAGGACATTCTGCGGTATTGCTGATTGGAATACTCGGCCCGATCGCCACCTTGTCCGCCTTTGTCGGCTTGGAGCCGGTCCGCCGTGCCATCGAGCGCACGCATGGCACGACGCCGATCGCGTCGGCCGACGAAGCGTTGATCTGA
- a CDS encoding hydroxymethylglutaryl-CoA lyase, with translation MDWPLMGRVRPLNTPSRVSICEEGPREGFQSERTVVPTERKLELIHALARTGLKEINCVSFVDRERVPQMADAERVAAELRREPGVHYTGTWLNAKGFDRAEVSRLDLVGSVFAITSDSFARKNNNRSAVDVLEGQRQLIQRYRAARLATTVTYVFTAFGCMFEGDVPPQLAVDTLARLLDICADEGECPGTVYFCDTVGFASPPSIRRLLDLARERWPDLSFALHLHDTRGMGMANILAGLELGVDRFDSSVGGLGGCPFAGNRAAAGNVCTEDMALMFEEMGIETGVDLPALIDAAKLAADIVGHPLPGKTMNAGIIPHTMPI, from the coding sequence ATGGACTGGCCGCTGATGGGACGCGTCCGACCGCTCAACACGCCTTCGCGGGTTTCGATCTGCGAGGAGGGGCCACGCGAGGGTTTTCAAAGCGAGCGCACGGTGGTGCCGACCGAGCGCAAGCTCGAGCTCATCCACGCGCTTGCCCGGACGGGACTGAAGGAAATCAACTGCGTTTCCTTCGTGGACCGGGAGCGCGTGCCGCAGATGGCGGACGCGGAACGCGTCGCCGCCGAACTGCGGCGCGAGCCGGGTGTGCACTACACGGGCACGTGGCTCAACGCGAAGGGCTTCGATCGCGCCGAGGTATCGAGACTCGATCTGGTCGGATCGGTGTTCGCTATCACCAGCGACAGCTTCGCCCGAAAAAACAACAATCGGTCCGCGGTCGATGTGCTCGAGGGCCAGCGTCAGCTGATCCAGCGTTATCGCGCGGCCAGGCTTGCCACCACCGTCACCTATGTCTTCACCGCGTTCGGCTGCATGTTCGAAGGCGATGTGCCGCCGCAGCTCGCGGTGGACACGCTGGCACGGCTCCTTGACATCTGCGCGGACGAGGGTGAGTGCCCAGGAACGGTCTATTTCTGCGACACTGTGGGGTTTGCCAGCCCGCCATCGATCCGCAGGCTGCTGGATCTAGCCCGCGAGCGCTGGCCCGACCTTTCCTTCGCGCTTCATCTGCATGACACGCGCGGAATGGGTATGGCCAACATTCTGGCCGGCCTGGAACTGGGTGTCGACCGCTTTGACTCGTCCGTAGGGGGGCTGGGAGGCTGCCCATTCGCCGGCAACCGTGCCGCTGCCGGCAACGTGTGCACCGAGGACATGGCGCTGATGTTCGAGGAGATGGGAATCGAAACGGGCGTCGATCTGCCAGCGCTGATCGACGCCGCCAAGCTCGCCGCCGATATCGTCGGGCATCCGCTACCGGGAAAGACCATGAACGCCGGTATCATTCCGCACACGATGCCTATATGA